A genomic window from Elaeis guineensis isolate ETL-2024a chromosome 3, EG11, whole genome shotgun sequence includes:
- the LOC105035746 gene encoding acireductone dioxygenase 1 isoform X1, translating into METYFQDGKEEVLQAWYMDDDEGDQRLPHHCEPKEFVSLEKLSELGIVSWRLSGDNYETDENLKKIREARGYSYMDICDVCPEKLPNYEDKIKNFFEEHLHTDEEIRYCLEGSGYFDVRDENDCWIRIAVKKGGMIVLPAGIYHRFTLDTDNYIKAMRLFVGEPVWTPFNRPHDDLPARKAYLENFVKKEVDGYVVEAR; encoded by the exons ATGGAGACCTACTTCCAG GATGGCAAGGAGGAGGTTCTTCAAGCTTGGTATATGGATGATGACGAAGGAGACCAGAGACTTCCCCATCACTGTGAGCCCAAGGAGTTTGTTTCTTTGGAGAAACTTTCAG AACTGGGAATAGTCAGCTGGCGTCTCTCAGGTGATAACTATGAAACTGATGAGAACCTGAAAAAAATTCGTGAAGCACGAGGTTATTCTTACATG GACATATGTGACGTTTGCCCAGAAAAGCTGCCAAACTATGAGGATAAGATAAAGAACTTTTTTGAAGAGCACCTGCACACTGATGAAGAGATCCGTTATTGCCTTGAAGGAAGTG ggTACTTTGACGTAAGAGATGAAAATGATTGCTGGATTCGTATAGCAGTCAAGAAGGGGGGCATGATTGTCTTACCTGCTGGAATTTACCATCGTTTTACGCTTGATACAGACAACTACATTAAG GCAATGCGGCTCTTTGTGGGTGAGCCGGTGTGGACTCCGTTTAACCGCCCACATGATGATCTTCCTGCTAG GAAGGCATATCTTGAAAATTTTGTGAAGAAGGAAGTTGATGGCTATGTTGTTGAAGCCCGTTGA
- the LOC105035746 gene encoding acireductone dioxygenase 1 isoform X2: MDDDEGDQRLPHHCEPKEFVSLEKLSELGIVSWRLSGDNYETDENLKKIREARGYSYMDICDVCPEKLPNYEDKIKNFFEEHLHTDEEIRYCLEGSGYFDVRDENDCWIRIAVKKGGMIVLPAGIYHRFTLDTDNYIKAMRLFVGEPVWTPFNRPHDDLPARKAYLENFVKKEVDGYVVEAR; this comes from the exons ATGGATGATGACGAAGGAGACCAGAGACTTCCCCATCACTGTGAGCCCAAGGAGTTTGTTTCTTTGGAGAAACTTTCAG AACTGGGAATAGTCAGCTGGCGTCTCTCAGGTGATAACTATGAAACTGATGAGAACCTGAAAAAAATTCGTGAAGCACGAGGTTATTCTTACATG GACATATGTGACGTTTGCCCAGAAAAGCTGCCAAACTATGAGGATAAGATAAAGAACTTTTTTGAAGAGCACCTGCACACTGATGAAGAGATCCGTTATTGCCTTGAAGGAAGTG ggTACTTTGACGTAAGAGATGAAAATGATTGCTGGATTCGTATAGCAGTCAAGAAGGGGGGCATGATTGTCTTACCTGCTGGAATTTACCATCGTTTTACGCTTGATACAGACAACTACATTAAG GCAATGCGGCTCTTTGTGGGTGAGCCGGTGTGGACTCCGTTTAACCGCCCACATGATGATCTTCCTGCTAG GAAGGCATATCTTGAAAATTTTGTGAAGAAGGAAGTTGATGGCTATGTTGTTGAAGCCCGTTGA